A segment of the Chloracidobacterium sp. genome:
AATTGAACTCCACGCAGTCCCTTCATTGTCGAGACAGCGTTCCCCAGCGCCGCCGTCCGCCGCCTGCATCCCACACTAGGTAAGATGACCGTAGCGCCACACACGGATTACACTCGCACAGTTTGGACGGGTTAGCGTATCGTTGGGCGCTCAGAAGGCTACGTTTGCCGTGCGCTTGTCGGCGTTGTCCGCCAAGGGCGCGTTCATTTTTCATTCAGAAAAGCACCGCTATGAAAAAAATTCGGAAAGCCATCTTTCCCGCCGCCGGACTCGGCACCCGTTTCTTGCCGGCCACCAAAGCCCAACCTAAGGAGATGCTGCCGCTGGTGGACAAACCGCTCATCCAGTACGGCGTTGAAGAAGCCATCTTGAGCGGCATCGAACAAGTCATCATCGTGACCGGACGCGGCAAAAACGCCATCGAGGATCACTTCGATATTTCCTTCGAGCTGGAACAACTGTTGCGCGAGAAAGGGAAACTCGACCTGCTCGAACAGGTGCAGGAAATCTCGAAAATCAATATTTCCTACGTCCGTCAGAAGCAGGCGTTGGGGTTAGGTCATGCCGTGCTGGTGGCGCGCGATCTGGTCGGCGACGAGCCGTTCGCCGTCATTCTCGGCGATGACATTGTGGACTCCAAGGTGCCCTGCCTGCGGCAAATGATTGATGTGTATGAGCGTTACGGCCGCTCAGTCATCGGCACGGCGCGCGTCGAAGGCGAAGCCATTTCGCGCTTCGGCGTGCTAGCGGTGGACCCGATTGAAGAGCGCGTCTATAAAATCCGCGACATGGTGGAAAAACCACCATTCGCCGAAGCGCCATCCAATCTAGCTATCATTGGTCGGTACATTCTCATGCCAGAAATCTTCGACGTACTCGCTAAGACGCCCAAAGGGGCCGGCGGCGAAATTCAGCTTACGGACGCCATGCGTCTGCTGCTGAAGGAACAAGCGATGTATGCGCATGAGTTTATTGGCGTCCGCTACGACGCCGGCGACAAGCTTGGCTTTTTGATGGCGACCGTCGAGTTTGCGCTCCAGCGCCCCGATCTTGGGCCGGAGTTTCGCGCCTACCTCAAGTCGCTCGCCTTGTAGGATTCGACCTCTCTGCGCTCACCAAAACTGCGTCCGCCGGCCTCATGCAGCGCCGGTCAAGGGCGCTCTTCTGCACACGAAGCCATGCACCGGAACAGAAAGCCAATTGCCGCTCTTTCATTGTTGCTCTTCATCGCGCCAACTTCGCTCAGCCTACGCGCCCAAACGTCTAGCCCAACCACGGCGAAACGCCCCATCACCCACGAAGACGTTTGGCTGATGAAGCGCGTCGGCGCACCTGTACCGAGTCCGAACGGTCTGCTGGTGGTCTTTTCCGTAGTCGAGCCAGCCTACGATCCCAAGGATCAAGCCAGTGATTTGTGGCTGGTGCGCGGCGACGGCGGCGCGCCGCCACGCCGGTTGACCTTCACAAAGGCGGCCGAAAGTGATGTTACGTGGAGTCCCGACGGGCGGCGGATTGCCTTTGTCACTAAGCGCGAAGGGGATGAAGTGGGACAGGTCTATCTTCTGGATGTCGTGGAAGGCGGCGAAGCGCAGCGAGTGACATCGCTTTCCACTGGCGCAAGCGCCCCACGCTTTAGTCCTGACGGCCGGACGCTGCTGTTTTCAAGCGTTGTTTTTCCAGGTGCGCTCACCGACGCCGACAACCAACGCATTGCGGCTGAGCGCAAGGCGCGCAAATACAAGGCGCGGGTCTATGACGGCTATCCCATCCGACGGTGGGATCACTGGCTTGAAGACACGCAAACTCACCTATTCGTTCAGTCGCTTGACGGCGGCGAGCCGGCGCGCGATTTGCTCGCCGGAACCAAACTCGTCGCCGGACCGGGTTTTGGCGGCCGCGAAACCAACGCCGCCGATACTCTCGACGCCATATGGACGCCCGACGGCGCAAGCGTGGTGTTTACAGCGACGACCGAGCGGCATACAGCGGCCTACGCGCCGGTTGAGACGCATCTGTACGTTGTCGGCGTGCAGGGTGGCGAACCACGTCAACTGACCGCCAAGGGCCACAGCTACACCCGTCCCGCCTTCGCTCCTGACGGCCGGACGCTCTACGCTCTGCGGCAACCGACGACGGAGGGGAAGGTCTATCACCTTGACCGCTTGGTGCGCTTCGATTGGCGGGACGGACAGGCGGTGGGCGAGAGACTGCTCGCGCCGGATTTTGACCGTTCGGTGGAGTCGTTCGGCGTTGCGCCTGACGGGAACACCGTCTATGTCACGGCCGAAGACGCTGGTCACGAAAAACTTTTCGCGCTGCCAGCGCGCGGCGGGACGGCTAGGCCCGTTTTGGACGTAAAGCTCGGCTGTTATGTCAATCTAGCTGTTCCGCCGAAAGCCGAAAAACTCCTACTGTTCGCCAACTGGGAGAGCGCCGTCAATCCGGCCGAAATCGTACGGATTGATCCGGCGGCTGGTCGTCATACGGCGCTGACCGCCTTCAACACGGCTGCCGCCGCACAAATTGACTGGCAACCGCTTCAGCACTTCTGGTTTACCAGCCGCGCTGGCAAGCGTATTCACAACATGCTGGTCCTGCCGCCCGGTTTCGATCCCAACCGGAAGTACCCCATCTTCGCCTTCATTCACGGCGGGCCACACACGATGTTCCGCGACCAGTTTTTCCTACGCTGGAACTACCACCTGCTGGCGCAGCCAGGGTATGTCGTCGTGTTGACGAACTACACTGGCTCGACAGGTTTTGGGGAACAGTTCGCGCAAGCCATTCAGGGCGATCCCTTTGGGACGTGCGGCAGCGAGATTACCGAAGCCGTGGACGCGGTCGCGGCGGCGTTTCCCTATGCGGACGGCGAGCGAGTCGCCGCTGGCGGGGCCAGCTACGGCGGCCACTTGGTAAACTGGCTGCAGGCGACGACGACACGCTACAAATGCCTCATCTGTCACGCTGGATTGATTAACTCGGAGTCACAGTACGGCGCGAGCGATACGAGCTACTTCCGGGAGTTGATGAACGGCGGGCCTGTCTGGGAGCAGAATGAAACGTGGCGCAAGCAGAACCCCATCCGGTACGCCGCCAACTTTCAGACGCCGATTTTGCTCACCATCGGCGAGAACGACTTTCGCGTCCCGCTTAGCCAGACGCTAGAGAACTGGACAATCCTTCAGCGTCGTCGCGTGCCGAGCCGTCTGATTGTTTTTCCTGAAGCGAATCACTGGATTCTCCGGGGCGAAGACAACAAGTATCTGTTTCAAGAGGTTCATGCTTGGCTGGCAAAGTATCTGCGCTGAAGCGTTTCACATTCCGTTCACAGACGAGTGGTTATCTACGAGGCATGAAGTTATTGGTGTCGCGCATTCTGTCGGACGTGTTCAACCCACTCGTCAACGCGGCGGCGGCGTTTCTCATCATCATTGCCACCGACGCCAATCATCAGGGCGCGAGTAAGCCGCTAGCGGCGGCGACGGCGATTGTGTTTGCAACCGCCCTGCCACTCTCAGCCCTGCTCATTATGAAGCGGCGCGGTCTCATTACGAACGTCAACATTGACCGGCGCGAGCAGCGGACGCGCCCGTTTTTGCTGGGAATTCTCTGCTACACGGTCGGCTTTATTTGCCTCAAACTGTTCCAGGCCCCCCGCTTGGCGCAGGGGCTGATGTTTTGCTACGCGGTCAATACGACGGTCATTCTGGCGATTACGCGCTACTGGAAAATCAGCGTCCATGCGACTGGCATCAGCGGCCCGCTCGTAGCGCTCTATTATCAGCTTGGGGCGGCTGTGCTGCCCTACTTCAGCTTGATTCCGCTTGTCTGCGCTTCGCGCGTCGTAATGAAAAAGCATACCATCGGGCAAGTTGTTGCTGGGACAGCGCTGGGGCTGACCGCCACCGCCGCCCAAATCACACTTTTGTTCCGCTGACTTTGTTCCGCTGATGGCGATATGCCTCCGTCGCCGGCCGAGACTTGGCGCGCAAGTGCGCCATGCAAACCCTTCGCTGTTTTGAAAGCCGATGAAAACGCCGGTTGAAACCCGCTTCGTAGATTGGGCGGGCGGCGCTGCTGACTGCTCGGCTGACTGAGCGCTACATCTCCTTGAAACCCACTCTGAGCGCCTGTCTAAATAAGGCATTGGGAGAGACTATAATAACCCCTCCAATATCTTGTCTTTGTACCACGCCCTCTGCGTCACTGGTTATTTCGGATAGGCTTCAAGCGCAGCGGTTTTCTTTGGAAAGGCTAGAAGGTCGCTTATGAAACGTTGTCACAACTTCAACGCTGGGCCGGCTGTCTTGCCTGTCCCGGTGCTGGAACGCATCCGCGACGAAATGTTGAGTCTACCGGGCGTCGGCATGTCTGTGCTGGAAATCAGCCATCGCTCGAAAACCTTTGAAAACATCCTGACCGAAGCGGAAAACCGCCTGCGGCGCTTGCTGAAGGTTCCCGACACGCACCATATCCTGTTTTTGCAGGGTGGCGCGAGTTTGCAGTTCAGCATGGTCCCGCTCAACTTTCTGCCCAAGGACGGCGTCGCCGACTACATCGTGACGGGGAGTTGGTCGGAGAAAGCCGTTGAGGAAGCGCGTAAAATCGGGCGGGTTAACATTGCCGCGACGACCAAAGCTGAAAGCTACGCCCGCATTCCGACGCAGAGCGAACTGCGCCTTGATCCAAGGGCGGCGTATGTGCACTTCACCTCGAACAACACGATTTTTGGGACACAGTGGCGCCAAGAGCCGGAAGTCGGCGAGGTCCCGCTAGTGTGTGACGCTTCATCGGACTTTTTGAGTCGGCCGCTGGAAGTCAGCAAGTACGCGCTCATTTACGCTGGCGCGCAAAAGAACGCTGGCCCAGCGGGCGTCACCATTGTTATTGTGCGCGACGACTGGCTGGCGCGCATTCCAGAAGGATTGCCGACGATGCTCGACTACCGGACGCACGTCAGGCATCGCTCGCTGTACAACACGCCGCCGGTGTTTGCGATTTACGTCGTTGGGCTAGTGTTGGAATACCTTGAGACCCGAGGCGGGTTGGCGGCTGTGGCCGCCGCCAACGCCGAAAAGGCCGGACGGCTCTACGCCGCAATTGACGGCAGCGGTTTCTATCGCGGGACGGCCGAGTGCAACTCCCGCTCCCTGATGAACGTGTGTTTCCGCTTGCCTAACCCTGATCTGGAAGCTGTCTTTCTGAGGGAAGCCGCCGCCAATGGTTTTGAGGGGTTGGCCGGGCATCGTTCGGTCGGCGGCATCCGCGCTTCGCTTTACAATGCCCTGCCAATGGAAAGCGTGACGGCGCTGATTGACTTCATGGGCGATTTTGCCCGCCGTCATGGGTGAGGCGGCGCCCTGAGCAGGTCGTCAAAGGCATGTAATACCTAGCGTATTGACGGTTTATCCCCAACGCTTTAGGCTTCGCAACTGAGAATCTTCTGAAAAAAAGCGCGAGCTGCAGCACACGGCAACCGCGTCGGCGGGCGTCGGGTAAGATGAGGGACAGCGATGACGTTCGATGAAGCTTTGGGCGTCCTCAAAAAGCGCGGACAGAAAATGACGCCGCAGCGCTCAACTATCCTCCGGATTTTGATGGAGTCCGCGCGTCCAATGACGGCGCAGGAAGTACACCGCGAAGTGACGAAGCTGCATCCGCACGTCAGCCTTGATACCGTTTATCGCAACCTGACGTTGCTGACGGACGTGGGGTTGGTGCATCAGTCGAATCTTCAAAATCGGGATGTTGCACGGTTTGAGTTTCAGGGCGATGAGCATCGCCACTACGCCATCTGTCTCAACTGCCACAAAAGCATCCGCCTCGATTGGTGTCCGATTGAGACCAAACTGATGACGCAGGCGCTGCGCAGGCAGTTTTCGATTGTCAAGCATGCATTTGAGGTGTACGGCTACTGCGCCGAATGCCATTTCGCCCGCGCCGCATCGGCTTGAATAGCTTGCGCGATTGGGCGACGACGGTCATTCAACGGCGCGGCCCTCGGTGAGAGGATGGATCGCCGTTGCTTGAAGCCGCAACAAGCTGGTTACATAACCGTCTTCCCATTCCGGTCCGACAGAAAGGGTCCCACGGACGACAACCGGCTCACTATAACTGGCGACCTTGAGCTGGCCAGCGCGGACTAAAATCATGTGCTGTAGCATGGGTGGCGCCCCAAAGCAGCAGCCGTTGGCGGATTGCGTCAGTAGAAACTCCGTCTGCCCCGTCGGACTGTAGAGCGGTAGTGCAAAGCCAGCGATTTCGACCTGCTTGCCGTCCAGCGCCTGAAGCTCTGGCGGGGGTGGCGTCGGCGTTGTCGCCCGTGGGTCAAAGTCATAGTTGGCGTTCTTGATATAGTCGAAACGCAGCCGAATAACGTCGCCTTCAACGGCGAGCGGACGCCGCCCATTTGCTGGCGGGCGAGCTGTTGGTTGCGGCGCAAGCAGGCTGCCCAGCACCATGAGCAGGAGCAGACTGCCCAGACCAAGATAGGGCGCATGGGCGCGGATTTGCTCAGTGAAACGCGGCATTCGTGGAGTGTCAGGCAAAGGCGGCTCGACCTCTGAGCCGCCATGGTGGTTGGCGCAAAAGATGCGCGCCCGATTGGCTGTTCAGGCGGAATTCGCCGTCAACTTACTAAGCGCGCGTTCAGCCGCCGCTAGCGTCGCCTCCACAACTTCATCCGTATGCGCTAGACCCATGAAAGCCGCCTCGTACTGTGACGGTGGCAAGTACACGCCTTCCTGGAGCATAGCGTGGAAAAACCGGGCGAAGAGCGCCGTATCGCTTTTTGAGGCCGAGTCCCAATCCGTCACTTCGCCGTCGGTGAAGAAGATTGTGAACATCGAGCCGACTCGGTTGAGCGTCGCCGGAAAGCCCGCCTTGTGAATGAGGTTGAGAAGCCCTTCAGCGACCTTTTTAGCTTGCCGGTCTAGCGTTTCGTACACACCAGGCTGCTGAAGCAAGCGCAGGGTGGTCAAACCAGCCGCCATCGCTACCGGATTGCCAGATAATGTGCCTGCCTGATAGACCGGACCAACCGGGGCGACGCAGTCCATAATCTCGGCGCGACCACCATAGGCGGCAGCCGGCAGGCCGCCGCCCATGACCTTGCCCAAGCACGTCATGTCGGGCGTGACGCCGTACAACTCCTGTGCGCCGCCCCGCGCCAGCCGAAAGCCAGTCATCACTTCATCAAAGATGAGCACCGCGCCGTGTTTTTGCGTCAGGTCGCGTAGGCCCTGCAAGTAGCCGGGTTTCGGAATAACGCAACCCATGTTGCCGACCACCGGCTCGACGATGACGGCAGCAATGTCGTCCGGGTAAGCTGCAAAGGCGGCTTCAACAGCGGTCAGGTCATTGTAAGGAACGGCAATGGTCTGCTGGGAGACTTCGACCGGAACACCGGGGCTGTCCGGCAGGCCCAACGTAGCGACGCCCGATCCAGCCTTCACAAGAAAAGCGTCGCCGTGACCATGGTAGCAGCCGATGAACTTGATGATTTTGCGCCGACCTGTGAAGCCGCGCGCGACACGGATGGCGGCCATAGTCGCCTCTGTACCACTGCTGACCATCCGCACTTTCTCAATCGACGGCACCAGCGAGACTATCAGTTCGGCAATTTCCACTTCCAGCTCTGTCGGCGCGCCGAACGACGTGCCGCGTTCGATGACGGCGCGAATCGCCGCCAGCACTTCCGGGTGCGCATGGCCGAGAATCATCGGTCCCCACGAGCCGATGTAGTCCACGTACCGCTTGCCGTCCACGTCGGTCATGTAGGGACCGTGCGCGGAACGAATGAACAACGGCGTACCGCCGACGCCGCGAAAAGCACGGACAGGGCTGTTGACCCCACCGGGAATGACGGTGCGCGCCTGCTCAAAAAGCGTCTCCGACCGACTTGGGCCGATTTTTTCAGTTTCCAAGGTGAAAGGCATGGTGATGTTCAGAGAAAATTGACAGAAAGTGTGGGCGCTTCGCCTGAAGTCAGCGGTAAAACCGCCGTTGCGTCCACAAGGCAATGAATGCCAAGGGGGCGACCGCCCGGCTTTCTTGGGCGACGGAAGAGCTTTTAGCGCCGATGGCGTTGTGAGTCAAATCTGCTAAACGGGCGCATCGCCAGGCTAGTCGGATCTCAGTCCCCCGGATTGGCGCTGCGCGTCAGTTCGTTGCCAGTAAGAAACGACCTTCGGTTCTAAAGCATCGTTGGCCAGTTTTTCAAATGTTTTGGCTACATATCCTCACAGTTGGTTAGAAACCTGTTTGATAGTGTGACCGTCAGCGGCTTGTTTTCCACAAGAGCCAGCGGAGGGTTGCAGAGCAGCGGCGCAAGCCCAACGTTTGGTCGCATGAAGCGGCTGTTTGCCCAGCGCCTGCAAAAACCGCGAAGGGTGAAGTGCCGCCTTCTGTCGCCCGTATGTTCAAGGTTGCCGGCGGCGCTGAACGCCGTCTTCGCCAAGGTGCTGGCGTTGAATCCAGAGCAACGCTATGCTACACGCAGGTTTTTTCCTAAAAGCAGCTCTGAGGCAGAAACCACACAAGGAATCGTCAGCGCTGATACCTGGCAGTTGGCGGCGGATAATCGTCGTGGCAATTCGCCTGCGGTCATCAAGCTGGTTGAGTGGCTGGCTGGGTAAACTCCCCTACTGCAAAACGCTAGGTTGTCCCCTAATGGATGGGTTGTGACTACTGGAGCTGAGGTTTGGGAGAGACGGCTTCGTAGTTGTCTAAATGAAACATCACCCTTTTCCGGCGGCGAGGCGGAGCTATGTTTGAGAAAATCCTACTGGCGACAGACGGTTCTGAAACAGCGCTCAAGGCGGCGCGGGCGGCGGCTGAACTGGCGACGAAGACCCAGAGCGCTATGACGCTGTTATTTGTCATGGAGCCATTCAATGAAATGGCTTACATTAGCTTGCCCGGCTATGAGTTGGGCATTGACCCGGAAAAAGTCGCGCGGTTTCAGCGGGAGTCGGCCAACGCCGTGCTGGAACGTACCGCTGAAGTGATCCGGCCGAGCGGCGTGCCTTTCCTCATGCGCTATGAGATTGGGTCTCCCGCCGCCACAATTGTGTCAGTCGCCGAAACCGAAAAGTTTGACTTGATTGTGATGGGCAGTCGTGGGCGCGGCCCCATCGTATCCTTCTTGCTGGGCAGC
Coding sequences within it:
- the galU gene encoding UTP--glucose-1-phosphate uridylyltransferase GalU, which encodes MKKIRKAIFPAAGLGTRFLPATKAQPKEMLPLVDKPLIQYGVEEAILSGIEQVIIVTGRGKNAIEDHFDISFELEQLLREKGKLDLLEQVQEISKINISYVRQKQALGLGHAVLVARDLVGDEPFAVILGDDIVDSKVPCLRQMIDVYERYGRSVIGTARVEGEAISRFGVLAVDPIEERVYKIRDMVEKPPFAEAPSNLAIIGRYILMPEIFDVLAKTPKGAGGEIQLTDAMRLLLKEQAMYAHEFIGVRYDAGDKLGFLMATVEFALQRPDLGPEFRAYLKSLAL
- a CDS encoding S9 family peptidase — translated: MHRNRKPIAALSLLLFIAPTSLSLRAQTSSPTTAKRPITHEDVWLMKRVGAPVPSPNGLLVVFSVVEPAYDPKDQASDLWLVRGDGGAPPRRLTFTKAAESDVTWSPDGRRIAFVTKREGDEVGQVYLLDVVEGGEAQRVTSLSTGASAPRFSPDGRTLLFSSVVFPGALTDADNQRIAAERKARKYKARVYDGYPIRRWDHWLEDTQTHLFVQSLDGGEPARDLLAGTKLVAGPGFGGRETNAADTLDAIWTPDGASVVFTATTERHTAAYAPVETHLYVVGVQGGEPRQLTAKGHSYTRPAFAPDGRTLYALRQPTTEGKVYHLDRLVRFDWRDGQAVGERLLAPDFDRSVESFGVAPDGNTVYVTAEDAGHEKLFALPARGGTARPVLDVKLGCYVNLAVPPKAEKLLLFANWESAVNPAEIVRIDPAAGRHTALTAFNTAAAAQIDWQPLQHFWFTSRAGKRIHNMLVLPPGFDPNRKYPIFAFIHGGPHTMFRDQFFLRWNYHLLAQPGYVVVLTNYTGSTGFGEQFAQAIQGDPFGTCGSEITEAVDAVAAAFPYADGERVAAGGASYGGHLVNWLQATTTRYKCLICHAGLINSESQYGASDTSYFRELMNGGPVWEQNETWRKQNPIRYAANFQTPILLTIGENDFRVPLSQTLENWTILQRRRVPSRLIVFPEANHWILRGEDNKYLFQEVHAWLAKYLR
- a CDS encoding PAP2 family protein, translated to MKLLVSRILSDVFNPLVNAAAAFLIIIATDANHQGASKPLAAATAIVFATALPLSALLIMKRRGLITNVNIDRREQRTRPFLLGILCYTVGFICLKLFQAPRLAQGLMFCYAVNTTVILAITRYWKISVHATGISGPLVALYYQLGAAVLPYFSLIPLVCASRVVMKKHTIGQVVAGTALGLTATAAQITLLFR
- the serC gene encoding 3-phosphoserine/phosphohydroxythreonine transaminase, coding for MKRCHNFNAGPAVLPVPVLERIRDEMLSLPGVGMSVLEISHRSKTFENILTEAENRLRRLLKVPDTHHILFLQGGASLQFSMVPLNFLPKDGVADYIVTGSWSEKAVEEARKIGRVNIAATTKAESYARIPTQSELRLDPRAAYVHFTSNNTIFGTQWRQEPEVGEVPLVCDASSDFLSRPLEVSKYALIYAGAQKNAGPAGVTIVIVRDDWLARIPEGLPTMLDYRTHVRHRSLYNTPPVFAIYVVGLVLEYLETRGGLAAVAAANAEKAGRLYAAIDGSGFYRGTAECNSRSLMNVCFRLPNPDLEAVFLREAAANGFEGLAGHRSVGGIRASLYNALPMESVTALIDFMGDFARRHG
- a CDS encoding transcriptional repressor — its product is MTFDEALGVLKKRGQKMTPQRSTILRILMESARPMTAQEVHREVTKLHPHVSLDTVYRNLTLLTDVGLVHQSNLQNRDVARFEFQGDEHRHYAICLNCHKSIRLDWCPIETKLMTQALRRQFSIVKHAFEVYGYCAECHFARAASA
- a CDS encoding DUF3299 domain-containing protein is translated as MPRFTEQIRAHAPYLGLGSLLLLMVLGSLLAPQPTARPPANGRRPLAVEGDVIRLRFDYIKNANYDFDPRATTPTPPPPELQALDGKQVEIAGFALPLYSPTGQTEFLLTQSANGCCFGAPPMLQHMILVRAGQLKVASYSEPVVVRGTLSVGPEWEDGYVTSLLRLQATAIHPLTEGRAVE
- the hemL gene encoding glutamate-1-semialdehyde 2,1-aminomutase, yielding MPFTLETEKIGPSRSETLFEQARTVIPGGVNSPVRAFRGVGGTPLFIRSAHGPYMTDVDGKRYVDYIGSWGPMILGHAHPEVLAAIRAVIERGTSFGAPTELEVEIAELIVSLVPSIEKVRMVSSGTEATMAAIRVARGFTGRRKIIKFIGCYHGHGDAFLVKAGSGVATLGLPDSPGVPVEVSQQTIAVPYNDLTAVEAAFAAYPDDIAAVIVEPVVGNMGCVIPKPGYLQGLRDLTQKHGAVLIFDEVMTGFRLARGGAQELYGVTPDMTCLGKVMGGGLPAAAYGGRAEIMDCVAPVGPVYQAGTLSGNPVAMAAGLTTLRLLQQPGVYETLDRQAKKVAEGLLNLIHKAGFPATLNRVGSMFTIFFTDGEVTDWDSASKSDTALFARFFHAMLQEGVYLPPSQYEAAFMGLAHTDEVVEATLAAAERALSKLTANSA
- a CDS encoding universal stress protein — protein: MFEKILLATDGSETALKAARAAAELATKTQSAMTLLFVMEPFNEMAYISLPGYELGIDPEKVARFQRESANAVLERTAEVIRPSGVPFLMRYEIGSPAATIVSVAETEKFDLIVMGSRGRGPIVSFLLGSVCDRVMHRAHCPVLIIK